The following are from one region of the Sandaracinus amylolyticus genome:
- a CDS encoding zinc-dependent metalloprotease: protein MKRSIGLMMCSLVLAACVSHRPVRNGLDDEVVYLDKLDLVEAVDGREDDWLFQVTVVETSSPNVLGDYVFPGFQSDLRLVDFRFSEDALQLIDAQTLQADDPANPNDDTTSRTDRVLLEFPGQHVDVRLRETLNGERTNFLEENTELPWQRRQQFRVDFEDATLDPVSQIAWFYADFIAECANQQSTNLVPDSFEWDEDEQYMSFVVEVNYAVRADGGCYDMVSLATGVGTTTVRYRMSFWRRPESTYQAETIEEKAEVNRRFGTFQHLSFLRDPESGLLEATSYLHRWDPNRPSDDPVTYYFVPGFPERFKPMYEAIAEHTNTVLEEAGATLRFRFAEWNEDGVERHFGDLRYSFVAWHQDIDTTRGLLGYGPSGAHPRTGELINGYLNLYNVGMDYYRYLIQDYLEENGGRQLAEGATWETTACTAGETVAPIERAGRLRSGLFQEMRRVMDLPEPAEDANPTDQLIPSPVRPRDEFITDYLRTMGELRYVRPEWNSYVYRNTEMPIQRYRERRAVDREFRSAMDDISMNESPFGPTDMTGTEGIEAMNDFADQFRDWRRNHDELQADEELALARHNIHVFEETDAIGAISNGARRCTDAGVFESNEEYRERIIEDVVSHVAIHEFGHTLSLRHNFYGSIDAHHFDEGDLSSSVMDYVTSQEEAGSPRGWGQYDRAALSWIYGNAEARERAMADDYLYCTDEHRYRSPLCRAHDLGVTPSQITLNAIERYDWLYSIRNRRAYRRFWDTSAYTGQIFASIFDLQRMWYLGQFDWSGGGVQDVLKRLDQLDPEREVLSDPEYDAIARDFYSDVQASIDLVMAFYDAVINQPASLRNYQTEFDPYYGDILRLGIITDKLFATFAFMDLQLVYNYDPNVETYAAMYDAPPFGSRTTALSQRVLDDMLGANYDTFPWFRFLAVNLFAGATNTNLIGDVGLRERIAIRRYENIEELELEMGPEALVEATAEGNPAQIFVHDGEEHIYTFLEDQGWHLVTSRSRSPVSFQAMREYNEDLNAGRRGDLDNYGLKTLLAYYEYYNNFVGF from the coding sequence ATGAAGCGCTCTATCGGACTGATGATGTGCAGCCTGGTACTGGCTGCGTGTGTGTCGCACCGGCCGGTGCGCAACGGCCTCGACGACGAGGTCGTCTATCTGGACAAGCTCGATCTCGTCGAGGCGGTCGACGGCCGGGAGGACGACTGGCTCTTCCAGGTGACCGTGGTCGAGACGAGCTCGCCCAACGTGCTCGGCGACTACGTGTTCCCGGGCTTCCAGAGCGATCTGCGCCTCGTCGACTTCCGCTTCAGCGAGGACGCGCTGCAGCTGATCGACGCGCAGACGCTGCAGGCTGACGATCCGGCGAACCCGAACGACGACACGACGAGCCGCACCGATCGCGTGCTGCTCGAGTTCCCCGGCCAGCACGTCGACGTGCGCCTGCGCGAGACGCTGAACGGCGAGCGCACGAACTTCCTCGAGGAGAACACGGAGCTCCCCTGGCAGCGCCGCCAGCAGTTCCGCGTCGACTTCGAGGACGCGACACTCGATCCGGTCTCGCAGATCGCCTGGTTCTACGCGGACTTCATCGCGGAGTGCGCGAACCAGCAGAGCACGAACCTCGTGCCCGACTCGTTCGAGTGGGACGAGGACGAGCAGTACATGAGCTTCGTCGTCGAGGTGAACTACGCAGTTCGCGCCGACGGCGGGTGCTACGACATGGTCTCGCTCGCGACCGGCGTCGGCACGACGACGGTTCGTTACCGCATGAGCTTCTGGCGTCGTCCGGAGTCGACGTACCAGGCCGAGACGATCGAGGAGAAGGCGGAGGTCAATCGCCGCTTCGGCACCTTCCAGCACCTCTCGTTCCTGCGTGATCCGGAGAGCGGTCTGCTCGAGGCGACGAGCTATCTGCACCGCTGGGATCCGAACCGTCCGAGCGACGATCCGGTCACCTACTACTTCGTCCCCGGCTTCCCCGAGCGCTTCAAGCCGATGTACGAGGCGATCGCGGAGCACACGAACACGGTGCTCGAAGAGGCGGGCGCGACGCTGCGGTTCCGCTTCGCCGAGTGGAACGAGGACGGCGTGGAGCGCCACTTCGGTGACCTCCGCTACAGCTTCGTCGCGTGGCACCAGGACATCGACACGACGCGGGGCCTGCTCGGATACGGCCCCTCGGGCGCGCACCCGCGCACCGGTGAGCTGATCAACGGCTATCTGAATCTCTACAACGTCGGAATGGACTACTACCGTTATCTCATCCAGGACTACCTGGAGGAGAACGGCGGTCGTCAGCTCGCCGAGGGCGCGACGTGGGAGACCACGGCGTGTACGGCCGGTGAGACCGTCGCGCCGATCGAGCGCGCGGGTCGCCTGCGCAGCGGTCTCTTCCAGGAGATGCGCCGCGTGATGGATCTGCCGGAGCCGGCGGAGGACGCGAACCCGACGGATCAGCTGATCCCGAGCCCGGTGCGCCCGCGCGACGAGTTCATCACGGACTACCTCCGCACGATGGGCGAGCTCCGCTACGTGCGTCCGGAGTGGAACAGCTACGTCTATCGCAACACCGAGATGCCGATCCAGCGCTACCGCGAGCGTCGCGCGGTGGATCGCGAGTTCCGCTCGGCGATGGACGACATCTCGATGAACGAGAGCCCGTTCGGTCCGACCGACATGACGGGCACCGAGGGCATCGAGGCGATGAACGACTTCGCGGATCAGTTCCGCGACTGGCGCCGCAACCACGACGAGCTCCAGGCGGACGAAGAGCTCGCGCTGGCGCGCCACAACATCCACGTGTTCGAGGAGACCGACGCGATCGGCGCGATCTCGAACGGCGCGCGCCGTTGCACCGACGCGGGCGTGTTCGAGTCGAACGAGGAGTACCGCGAGCGGATCATCGAGGACGTGGTCTCGCACGTCGCGATCCACGAGTTCGGCCACACGCTGAGCCTCCGCCACAACTTCTACGGCAGCATCGACGCGCACCACTTCGACGAGGGTGATCTCTCGTCGTCGGTGATGGACTACGTCACGTCGCAGGAAGAGGCGGGCTCGCCGCGCGGATGGGGTCAGTACGACCGCGCCGCGCTCTCGTGGATCTACGGCAACGCCGAGGCGCGCGAGCGCGCGATGGCGGACGACTATCTCTATTGCACCGACGAGCACCGCTATCGTTCGCCGCTCTGCCGCGCGCACGATCTCGGCGTCACGCCGAGCCAGATCACGCTCAACGCGATCGAGCGCTACGACTGGCTCTATTCGATCCGCAATCGCCGCGCGTACCGCCGCTTCTGGGACACGAGCGCGTACACGGGTCAGATCTTCGCGTCGATCTTCGATCTCCAGCGCATGTGGTACCTCGGCCAGTTCGACTGGTCGGGCGGCGGCGTGCAGGACGTGCTGAAGCGCCTCGACCAGCTCGACCCCGAGCGCGAGGTGCTGAGCGACCCCGAGTACGACGCCATCGCGCGTGACTTCTACTCGGACGTCCAGGCGTCGATCGACCTCGTGATGGCGTTCTACGACGCCGTCATCAACCAGCCGGCGTCGCTGCGGAACTACCAGACGGAGTTCGACCCGTACTACGGCGACATCCTCCGACTGGGCATCATCACGGACAAGCTGTTCGCGACGTTCGCGTTCATGGATCTGCAGCTCGTCTACAACTACGACCCGAACGTCGAGACGTACGCCGCGATGTACGACGCGCCTCCGTTCGGCTCGCGCACGACGGCGCTCTCGCAGCGCGTGCTCGATGACATGCTCGGCGCGAACTACGACACGTTCCCGTGGTTCCGCTTCCTCGCGGTGAACCTCTTCGCGGGCGCGACGAACACCAACCTCATCGGTGACGTCGGCCTGCGCGAGCGCATCGCGATCCGGCGCTACGAGAACATCGAGGAGCTCGAGCTCGAGATGGGCCCCGAGGCGCTCGTCGAGGCGACTGCCGAGGGCAACCCCGCGCAGATCTTCGTGCACGACGGCGAGGAGCACATCTACACGTTCCTCGAGGACCAGGGCTGGCACCTCGTGACGAGCCGCTCGCGCAGCCCGGTCAGCTTCCAGGCGATGCGCGAGTACAACGAGGACTTGAACGCCGGACGTCGAGGCGATCTCGACAACTACGGCCTCAAGACGCTCCTCGCGTATTACGAGTATTACAACAACTTCGTGGGTTTCTGA